The DNA sequence CACAATTATGTACAATGTTCTGATAAACATCGATGTTATAGGTATGTTTGTCCCACGCATCCACATAAATACCCAACCTGTTTATATTCATATTGTGCACATAGTTTTTATAGATTATCCCGTTTGAACTCCCTTCCTTTGCATCAATACCCTCGCCTCCATTAGTTCCGGGACCTCCATGATGAACATGATTATTCATGATTTCAAAGGTATCGGTGCCAGCCACTGTAATGCATTCCTGCAGGCCATCGTTACATGCAAGCTCAACCTCATTACCATCAATAATTATGTTGGAACAAATCCAGACACCAATGCCGGAGGAAACCGTGTTATAGGTGTAGTTATTCTCGATTATGATACTATTTGACTCCCATGCAGAAATTCCAGTATCTGTAGAGTTAATCACTCTTAAACCTGTCACCTCGATATAGCTTTTGCCCGTGATATCAAACACTCCATACCAATCCGGTAATGGTATGCCGGTTCCATCAATTGTGACGGTATCGCCAGGATATGCAAGATATGTAATGTAATTTCCGGGACTTCCTGAATTCTGCGGTATAACCTGCTCATTGTAGATTCCGTCTTTGATGTACACAGTGTCACCTGCAATAATTGTATCAGCAGCTTTCTGGATTGTTAACCACGGTAATGATTCTGTACCTGGATTGGTATCACTGGATTCAGGATGATTTTGATCAACATAGTAGGTTGCTGCCCAACTCAAACATGGAATAAGTAAAATGATGAAAATTGATTTTGCATTAATTTGCATTATTCGCATATATATTATTCCTCTGAAAATGCTCCGGAGTCTTTCATCCAGCTGAATTATTCCAGTTAACTAAAATACTTTAAATGCAACCTACTTCTGAAAAGTGCTAACTGCAACACGCGTATTTTCAGGATATGATTATCCAGATCCCTAAGCAAGATATTCAATAAGGCTTTCGACCGCATCACATATTTCCTCAAGCCGGAGTTCCGACCCTTCCCGGGACGATGGCAGTTCTTTGATGTAACCCGGGACTGCCTTCTGGAGCCGAGGTCTTGCCTCATTAAACGCCAGTTTCAACTCGGAGGCGGCAAGCTCTGTGTCCTCATTGATTAGTCGGGGGTTGTCAATCGCGGTCCAGATGATTTCTAGAGATCTGAATGCTTTAGGCCAGTCCATCCACCTAGCTGTTCTGCCATCCGGGCAGAGGAATGCCAGCCATGAATTGTCTCCGAGGCTGTAAAGAGACTCCTTGCCGCTAACTCGTCTATTTAGTTTTCCCGACATGTACATCTCGGATATGGCATTGTAGATGGTCTTGGATGAGTAACCAGTAACAGCTGAGATCTCTGTCGGGTTTGCATCATCGTGGGTCAGCAGATAAGCAATTACCTCACACCTTGAGTTTACACCGAAGAGTGTTCTGAGCTTCATGGTCAGATTGGCTCGGAGATCTGGCTTGAAGTGCGCAATGGCTTTTCTGTACCTGAACTCCTGTCTGATGTATCCTGCCTTGCTGAAGGAAGTATCCGCATTTTCCAATTGAGGATGCGGGGAACCATCCTTAAGGCGGAAGAGGGATTGTTCCTTCAATGGTTTCGTCAGCATTTGCTCACTTAACCTTTCCCATTTTGATCTGGAGGCAGGCTTCATCAGCAAATGTGCGATGGCTGCAAGGAGGTTCTTACCTGCGAAGTTTTCACGTTTGTTAATGGTCTTGAGGCGTTGAACGTTTAGAAATCGCTGGTTGACCTTCAGCCATTCCAGCATGGAGTCGAATACTCGTGGTTCATACCTTCCGATGTTGCAGGTGAAAAGCACCAGGGCCTCGGGGTCCAGTATCCAGCGATCTGTTGGAGGGAGGTTTCCGGATATGCCAAGAGTAATCCACTGGGACCAGACAATATCCAGCATACGGTCCAGCAGCTGAAGCCTAAAGTCTTTCAGCGACATCGCCGTATCCAAGCTGTTCGAACATCGATATGAGAATCACTCTGAATCCTTCTGATGGATCGTGCTCCATGCACCACCTGGCTGCGCTCTCCATCTCCTTGGATGACGGCTCCAATGCTGCCAGATCATCAACATGGATACTTCCTCTATCTCCGTCGATGGCGGCATAGACCTTGAAAAAGATCTGATCGGTCCTGTCGATGAAGTAAACAGTTAGATGTGAACCGTAATCCCTCCTGTGAGCTCTGCTGAGGAGTCCAACAGGCAAACCGGTCTGAAAGAGTCCTCCCGAATCACTGCTGGGATCACTGTTAAGCCAGTGTTCAGGAAGTTTTAGCACGATGGCCACTTCGCGGATAGCTTTCTCCAGGTATATGGGAAAGGGAGTGGGGCTGATAAGACGCTCCATGGAATCCACAAGTGCTACAACATCGACATCATCGGTGGTCCTGGAGACAAGCCCCATAGCTATAAGAGCAGATCCTCCGCACACAACAAGCCTGACGGGAGGCTTATCCTTCAAACGTAGCCGCCCTCCCAGCAAGCTGAGGGCTGATTCAAGGTTCCCGTCACTTAGTATCACTTAACTTACTCCTAATAACAATGGTATTTGTTGTACCTATCATATATACAATAACTACCAGTGTCTAGTACCTTCCCGCATCATGTACAGACAAGTCTTAAGAGGAGGCTGAATAGTAGATGATAGTTAATACGTTCAGTGCGCAGCCGCAGAATTCGGAGACAGATGAAATGGGCTTCTTTATTCGGGAAGATGGGGAAACCTGGTAAGTAGTGGTCAAAACCAACTATAAGTCGGATTCATAGACCTTTATGATGTCCAAATTTCCATGTTTGGCAACTATGTCACACTCGCCTACGATTTAACCTTGGATATCGAATGACTTTTCTAGGATATTCAATGATCGTTGTGGATGTTAGATTCTTTCAACCTTTTAGGGGAGATGAAATGGAAGGTAATTATACACTTTATAAAGCGTTTCATCTTCCTGACAGAGATCCTTTCAGCTCATATTCCTGCGAGAATGAAGAAGAACTCAGTTCATTTTCCCAGATCAACTTATTCATTGGTCCAAACAACTCTGGAAAAAGTAGATTTCTTCGTGCTCTTTTCAGCGAGAAACCTCTTCCTTTCTCTACAACGGATTACGACGCACACACTTTTACATTAATAGCAAATGAAGCAAGAAGCGAACTCAGTGAATGTTTTGGTCCCTCAGTTGTCTCCATTGGAGAGATTGACAGGGCCTTTCTCGACTCAGTTGTAATTAACTTACCTAAATACATAGACCCTGAATCACCAATCTATGATCGGATTGACGAGAAACTTGCAATCATGTCGCAAGTCACTTCGGAACAAACACTTCGTACAAATACGACGATGGGGAGTAACGCAACACTTGCTAAAAACTTAAGTACAATGATTTCACAAATTGGGAAGCAGTACGTTGAGAAATTCTCTGATCTCGATTTCGAAAGACTTGGAGATGAAGCGAAGTTCTACATCCCAATACTGAGAGGATTAAGGGCGCTTCCTATCGAGGAAGAAGGGATAATGGTCAAGGG is a window from the Candidatus Aegiribacteria sp. genome containing:
- a CDS encoding right-handed parallel beta-helix repeat-containing protein, which translates into the protein MYIKDGIYNEQVIPQNSGSPGNYITYLAYPGDTVTIDGTGIPLPDWYGVFDITGKSYIEVTGLRVINSTDTGISAWESNSIIIENNYTYNTVSSGIGVWICSNIIIDGNEVELACNDGLQECITVAGTDTFEIMNNHVHHGGPGTNGGEGIDAKEGSSNGIIYKNYVHNMNINRLGIYVDAWDKHTYNIDVYQNIVHNC